Proteins from a genomic interval of Cottoperca gobio chromosome 8, fCotGob3.1, whole genome shotgun sequence:
- the rnf25 gene encoding E3 ubiquitin-protein ligase RNF25, which yields MAAECDVLSEIEVLQSIYLDELLVNRKEDGGWQVSLVLYPSTAEDAVSQFVRLTLTLTLDQQYPSSSPAISIRNPRGLSDDKISSVQKCLQLEAQSCLGSPVLYQLIEKAKEILTESNIPHGNCVICLYGFKEGETFSKTSCYHYFHSHCLGRYASHSERDLRQRERELEEDKTRDRAERQELTVVCPVCREPLTYDVEQLLSSPAPQLPELDGAAIGSTFQQKWFKLQELLERQKSKGGIIDPEVESNRFFIHTSETPPAADNGTLDADMSPGPPALSASHVPSSQRENQFVPAPPHCRGGQRRGPRRGGRSRPQQHRRAGPVTEHLHKLSLSSDCSEGPMRAQGNQQMQVNAESCQAKTRRGVSAEPPLSPDNPPLCQAALETESLKDAADGHRGSRRAPHRSDPDSGAPGRYYWDGRASRSRGGPNQLNSRGGGPRRGHGRGFPHKVVERERAREEVL from the exons ATGGCAGCGGAGTGCGA TGTGTTGTCTGAGATCGAGGTGCTGCAGTCGATCTATCTGGATGAACTGCTGGTCAACAGGAAGGAAGACGG GGGCTGGCAGGTGAGCCTGGTCCTGTACCCGTCCACAGCGGAGGACGCTGTCTCCCAGTTTGTCCGACTCACCCTGACTCTGACCCTCGACCAGCAG TATCCTTCGTCTTCTCCGGCCATCTCCATCCGTAACCCCCGGGGGCTTTCTGACGACAAGATCAGCAG TGTCCAAAAGTGTCTTCAGTTGGAGGCTCAGTCCTGTCTGGGCTCACCTGTGTTGTATCAGCTCATTGAG AAAGCAAAAGAAATCCTGACTGAGAGCAACATTCCTCACGGAAACTGTGTCATTTGTCTTTATGGCTTCAAG GAGGGAGAGACCTTCTCCAAGACCAGCTGCTACCACTACTTCCACTCCCACTGCCTCGGCCGCTACGCCAGCCACTCGGAGCGCGACCTCcggcagagggagagggagctggaggaggacaaGACCCGGGACCGAGCGGAGCGCCAG GAGCTGACCGTGGTGTGTCCGGTGTGCAGAGAGCCGCTGACGTATGATGTGGAGCAGCTTCTGTCCTCGCCGGCCCCGCAGCTGCCGGAG ctGGACGGAGCAGCGATCGGTTCAACGTTTCAGCAGAAGTGGTTTAAACTGCAGGAGCTTCTGGAGAGACAGAAGTCTAAAGGTGGGATCATCGACCCGGAGGTGGAATCCAACCGGTTCTTCATCCACACCAGCGAG ACTCCACCTGCTGCGGACAACGGAACCCTGGACGCAGATATGTCTCCCGGCCCCCCGGCCCTCTCTGCGTCTCATGTTCCCTCTTCTCAGAGAGAGAACCAGTTTGTTCCCGCACCGCCCCACTGCAGAGGAGGTCAGAGGCGGGGGCCGAGGAGAGGAGGCCGGTCCCGACCGCAGCAACACCGGAGAGCCGGCCCCGTCACGGAGCACCTGCACAAactgtctctgtcctcagactgcAGCGAAGGACCAATGAGAGCTCAGGGTAACCAACAGATGCAGGTCAATGCAGAGTCCTGTCAGGCGAAGACGAGGAGGGGTGTCTCCGCAGAGCCCCCGCTGTCTCCAGACAACCCGCCACTGTGCCAGGCGGCCTTGGAAACCGAATCCCTAAAAGATGCTGCAGACGGTCACCGTGGCAGCAGACGGGCTCCTCACCGATCTGACCCGGACAGCGGCGCCCCCGGGCGCTACTACTGGGACGGGCGGGCTTCTAGAAGCAGGGGAGGGCCCAATCAGCTGAACAGCAGAGGAGGGGGGCCCCGCAGGGGTCACGGCAGGGGCTTCCCTCACAAggtggtggagagagagagggcaagaGAGGAGGTGCTATGA